The Parus major isolate Abel chromosome Z, Parus_major1.1, whole genome shotgun sequence genome has a window encoding:
- the PINLYP gene encoding phospholipase A2 inhibitor and Ly6/PLAUR domain-containing protein: MRVSLGLSFLLAFLDPGTCLQCEICHSMGKSCSGPKKTCTGGEDTCGIILHEVLIGGMSISSSIKSCLPSHICHLGPVTVNYGKVKAKSHLVCCTGDDCQTTSVSLPPDNDVPNGYQCPACYSVDSFQCGNEVVNCTGSEDQCVDLAGLMNAGGLSLKAAMKGCTTISECNMVGDGKNSLGMLDIKLKRFHCRPASAMYSVVFAGAAPPHMTFLPILSGFILEKVLF, encoded by the exons ATGAGAGTATCCCTTGGACTCAGCTTCCTCCTGGCTTTCCTGGACCCAG ggaCCTGCCTCCAGTGTGAGATATGTCACAGCATGGGAAAAAGCTGCTCTGGTCCCAAGAAAACCTGCACTGGTGGTGAAGACACCTGTGGCATTATTCTGCATGAGGTCCTAATAG GGGGAATGTCCATCTCTTCATCCATCAAGTCCTGCCTGCCATCCCACATCTGCCACCTTGGTCCTGTCACAGTGAACTATGGGAAGGTGAAAGCAAAGAGCCACTTGGTTTGCTGCACGGGCGATGACTGTCAGACCACCTCTGTGTCAT TGCCACCAGATAATGATGTGCCCAATGGATACCAGTGTCCTGCCTGCTACAGCGTGGACTCCTTTCAGTGTGGTAATGAAGTTGTAAACTGCACTGGATCTGAAGACCAATGTGTTGACCTTGCTGGGTTAATGAATGCTG GTGGACTGTCTCTGAAAGCTGCCATGAAGGGTTGCACCACCATTTCTGAATGCAATATGGTaggagatggaaaaaacagCCTGGGGATGCTGGACATAAAGTTGAAACGGTTCCATTGCAGACCAGCATCTGCCATGTACAGCGTGGTGtttgctggggctgcccctccACACATGACCTTCCTTCCTATCCTGTCAGGATTCATCCTGGAGAAGGTACTTTTCTGA